The Cyclobacteriaceae bacterium genome includes a region encoding these proteins:
- a CDS encoding DNA polymerase III subunit alpha, which produces MFLNCHTWYSFKYGTLSADKFFDECKRNNVHKVIITEINNTASYIELLRIIDERKSEFELSIALGIEFRENHALQFIAIAKNNTGFENINRYLSRLNNDSMTIPSRAPVIEETFIVYPFGKIEPNVLRRNEFIGVRTSQVSKYMLRPDYQGYKERFVALQPVTFASKQEWNLHRLLRCIDLNILLSKLQSTQHAPDDEIMVSSGELEKKYRQFPELVQNANMILNACSIAFELGVDKNLKSLTGGPESDWEILVTNAWEGFYRIYDSSDPVLRERFERELSIIQLKDFGTYFLIAYDLIKFTKEKGYDTIGRGSGANSMVAYCLGITNVDPIELDLYFERFLNAERTTPPDFDIDFSWDQRDFIFDYLFNKYGQEHTCLLGAHVTYQGRNTLRELGKVFGLPKEELDELSDHPECVKGRDHITTLIFKYAERMYEMPASMTIHACGVLITEKPIYAYTATFLPPKNYPVSNFEMHSAEDIGIYKFDILSQRGLGHIKETARLVRLNQNKIIDVHDFPSFKKDEKVKELLKSSRCMGCFYVESPAMRSLLGKLKCEDYLTLVAASSIIRPGVSSSGMMKAYIERFHISRNGGTYESIHPRMDELMKETYGVMVYQEDVIRVAHHFAGLTLTEADVLRRAMSGKYRSRKAFEMIERKFYQNCHDFGYPRHVAERVWFEIQSFGGYSFAKGHSASFAVESYQSLYLKAHFPLEFMVAVINNFGGFYTHEFYFHELRMSGGKIQAPCINNSDLLTNIKGDVVHIGLDHLKSLENKSVDAILTERRRSGAFTGMINFLKRVDIGLEQLRILIRIGGFRFTGKTKQELMWQAIFYFSEMKVKKSHTQDLFDYQFTEQVLPKLHRDDVQDAFDEIELLGFPLCDPFQLLGSNEKEDILSKDMMNNLKKQVTMIGYYVTAKYTQTKHKQVMYFGTFYDRDGIVFDTVNFPDVARQYPFRGRGFYLLKGKVVEDFGVPALEVTAMEKLSLVHRQVNLPPAERTYTPNISLSAQVEEFQ; this is translated from the coding sequence ATGTTTCTGAATTGCCATACCTGGTACAGCTTCAAGTACGGGACGTTGTCGGCAGACAAATTTTTTGATGAGTGCAAGCGAAACAATGTTCATAAAGTCATCATCACCGAGATCAATAACACGGCTTCCTACATTGAGCTGCTGCGAATCATTGATGAGCGAAAGAGCGAGTTTGAATTATCCATCGCTTTGGGAATTGAGTTCCGGGAAAATCATGCGCTTCAATTCATCGCCATCGCAAAGAACAACACAGGCTTTGAGAATATCAATCGCTACCTGTCGCGATTGAACAATGATTCAATGACCATCCCTTCCCGCGCACCGGTGATTGAGGAAACATTCATCGTGTATCCTTTCGGAAAGATCGAGCCAAACGTGTTGCGCAGGAATGAATTCATCGGCGTGCGGACATCACAGGTATCCAAGTATATGCTGCGTCCCGACTATCAAGGTTATAAAGAACGATTTGTTGCACTGCAGCCGGTGACCTTCGCAAGCAAGCAGGAGTGGAACCTGCATCGGCTTCTTCGCTGCATCGATTTAAACATATTGCTCTCCAAGCTTCAATCGACGCAGCATGCTCCTGATGACGAGATCATGGTGAGCTCGGGAGAGCTTGAAAAGAAGTACCGGCAATTTCCGGAGCTGGTTCAGAATGCAAACATGATTCTAAATGCATGCTCGATTGCTTTCGAGCTTGGCGTTGATAAGAATCTGAAAAGTCTCACGGGAGGCCCTGAATCCGATTGGGAGATTCTGGTGACAAATGCATGGGAAGGATTTTACAGGATCTATGATTCGTCCGATCCGGTGTTGCGTGAACGGTTTGAGCGTGAGCTCAGCATTATACAATTGAAAGATTTCGGAACATATTTCCTGATCGCTTACGATCTTATCAAGTTCACCAAGGAAAAAGGATATGATACGATCGGGCGTGGGAGCGGAGCGAACAGCATGGTGGCCTATTGTCTTGGGATCACGAACGTCGATCCCATCGAGCTTGACCTGTACTTTGAGCGTTTCCTGAATGCGGAGCGAACCACACCACCGGATTTTGATATTGATTTCTCCTGGGATCAGCGGGACTTCATCTTCGATTATCTGTTCAACAAATATGGGCAGGAGCATACATGTTTGCTCGGAGCGCACGTGACCTATCAGGGTCGCAATACTTTGCGTGAGCTTGGAAAAGTATTCGGACTGCCAAAGGAAGAGCTCGACGAATTGTCGGATCATCCTGAGTGTGTAAAAGGTCGCGATCATATTACAACACTGATCTTCAAGTATGCTGAACGCATGTATGAAATGCCAGCCAGCATGACGATCCATGCGTGCGGTGTGCTCATCACGGAGAAACCGATCTATGCCTATACGGCTACTTTTCTTCCGCCCAAGAACTATCCGGTATCCAATTTTGAAATGCACTCCGCGGAAGATATCGGGATTTACAAGTTCGATATCCTGAGTCAGCGTGGTTTGGGACATATTAAAGAAACGGCGCGATTGGTGCGGCTTAATCAGAATAAGATCATTGATGTACATGACTTCCCATCGTTCAAGAAGGATGAGAAGGTCAAGGAGCTTTTGAAGAGCAGTCGTTGCATGGGATGCTTTTATGTCGAGTCACCGGCGATGAGAAGCCTGCTCGGTAAGCTAAAATGTGAAGACTATTTAACGCTCGTAGCAGCAAGCTCGATCATACGGCCAGGTGTGTCCAGCTCGGGAATGATGAAAGCTTATATCGAGCGCTTTCATATCTCACGAAACGGCGGAACGTATGAATCGATTCATCCCAGGATGGATGAGCTGATGAAAGAGACATACGGCGTGATGGTGTACCAGGAAGATGTGATCAGGGTAGCTCATCATTTCGCAGGTCTGACATTGACGGAAGCTGATGTGTTACGACGCGCTATGTCAGGAAAGTATCGCTCCCGGAAAGCGTTTGAAATGATCGAACGGAAATTTTATCAGAACTGTCATGACTTCGGATATCCAAGGCATGTCGCGGAGCGTGTGTGGTTTGAGATACAGAGCTTTGGTGGTTACTCGTTTGCCAAAGGACACTCCGCAAGCTTCGCGGTGGAGAGCTATCAGAGCCTTTACCTGAAGGCACATTTTCCATTGGAATTCATGGTGGCGGTCATCAATAACTTCGGTGGATTTTACACCCATGAATTCTATTTTCATGAGCTTCGCATGAGCGGAGGGAAGATACAGGCACCGTGCATTAACAACAGTGATCTGTTGACCAACATCAAAGGCGATGTGGTTCACATTGGCCTAGATCATCTGAAGAGTCTTGAAAATAAATCAGTGGATGCTATTCTAACCGAACGCAGACGAAGCGGTGCGTTCACCGGAATGATCAACTTCTTAAAGCGTGTTGATATTGGACTTGAACAACTTCGTATCCTGATCCGGATCGGAGGTTTCCGGTTCACAGGAAAGACCAAGCAGGAGTTGATGTGGCAGGCTATATTTTATTTCAGTGAAATGAAAGTAAAGAAAAGTCACACGCAGGATCTCTTTGACTACCAGTTCACCGAGCAGGTGTTGCCAAAGCTTCATCGTGACGATGTGCAGGACGCGTTCGATGAGATCGAGCTGCTGGGCTTTCCGTTGTGTGACCCGTTTCAGTTGCTCGGGTCAAATGAAAAGGAAGATATTTTGTCAAAGGACATGATGAATAATCTGAAGAAGCAGGTGACGATGATCGGCTATTATGTCACGGCCAAGTACACACAGACCAAACACAAGCAAGTCATGTACTTTGGAACATTCTATGACCGCGATGGGATCGTGTTTGATACGGTAAACTTTCCCGACGTTGCCCGGCAATATCCTTTCAGGGGCCGGGGATTCTATTTGCTGAAAGGAAAAGTAGTGGAGGACTTTGGGGTTCCTGCGCTGGAGGTGACGGCGATGGAAAAACTATCGCTGGTTCATCGTCAGGTCAATCTTCCGCCTGCTGAAAGAACCTATACGCCAAACATTTCACTGTCGGCACAAGTGGAGGAGTTTCAGTAA
- the traM gene encoding conjugative transposon protein TraM, which yields MKQHSQKFRQNRKFAMVLPLMVTPFLAAIFWALGGGTGTPAQAMSNTRTGLNLELPDAHFNDEELSKLMLYEMAKRDSAKRRELRENDPYFDLAMLEDEALPESDATLPVNSNDPNIIKVNGKLDELYRELNRKPGNEFKVPALDDVTGKRKEPDPSFNADVEKLGGMMEMMKKDRGEDPEMNRINGMLDKILDVQHPERMRDRIREQSLKTKGKLFSVDSRPQSESIGFMGEEDGDSLRGRLTKQNQNSFFGLSDEDNVSEREDASLSSSIEAVVHDTQELVIGSTVKLRLVKDMYINGALVPKDQFVYGTAAINGERLTISVSSIRHGESLYPVSLSAYDLDGIEGIYVPGAITRDVAKQSGDQAMQGMQFMTMDQSVGAQAASAGMNAAKGLFSKKVKLIKVTVKAGYSVLLRDLNDKSK from the coding sequence ATGAAACAACATTCACAGAAATTCCGGCAGAACAGAAAATTCGCGATGGTGCTGCCGCTGATGGTAACGCCATTCCTGGCGGCGATCTTTTGGGCGCTCGGCGGAGGTACAGGCACCCCTGCACAAGCCATGTCAAATACGAGGACTGGGTTGAACCTCGAACTCCCCGACGCCCATTTTAACGATGAGGAATTAAGCAAGCTCATGCTATATGAGATGGCGAAGCGTGATTCAGCGAAGCGGCGGGAGCTCCGGGAGAACGATCCGTACTTTGATCTGGCCATGCTGGAGGATGAAGCGCTGCCCGAATCTGATGCAACGTTGCCGGTGAACAGCAATGATCCTAACATCATCAAGGTGAACGGCAAGCTGGACGAGCTCTACCGTGAGCTGAACCGTAAGCCGGGAAATGAATTCAAGGTTCCGGCACTGGATGATGTCACAGGAAAGAGGAAAGAACCTGATCCGTCGTTCAATGCTGACGTGGAGAAGCTTGGCGGGATGATGGAGATGATGAAGAAGGACCGCGGTGAAGATCCTGAAATGAATCGGATCAACGGCATGCTCGACAAGATACTGGATGTCCAGCACCCTGAACGTATGCGCGACCGCATACGCGAGCAAAGCCTGAAGACAAAAGGAAAACTGTTCTCTGTTGATTCACGTCCTCAAAGCGAGAGCATCGGTTTCATGGGAGAGGAGGATGGTGACTCTCTTCGTGGACGGTTAACAAAGCAAAATCAAAATTCTTTTTTTGGACTGAGCGATGAAGACAATGTCAGTGAGCGGGAAGATGCATCACTCTCCAGTTCCATCGAGGCAGTCGTGCACGATACGCAGGAGCTCGTGATCGGCTCAACGGTCAAGCTTCGGCTGGTGAAAGATATGTACATCAACGGCGCGCTCGTCCCCAAAGATCAGTTCGTGTATGGTACCGCCGCGATCAACGGAGAGCGCCTGACGATTTCAGTGAGCTCCATCCGCCACGGCGAATCACTTTATCCCGTTTCTCTTTCTGCCTATGATCTTGATGGTATTGAAGGCATTTATGTACCCGGTGCCATCACACGCGATGTAGCCAAGCAGTCCGGTGACCAGGCGATGCAGGGCATGCAGTTCATGACGATGGATCAGTCGGTGGGGGCGCAGGCGGCGAGTGCGGGCATGAACGCAGCGAAGGGACTGTTCAGCAAAAAGGTGAAGCTGATCAAGGTGACGGTGAAAGCCGGGTACAGTGTGCTATTGAGAGACCTTAATGACAAGAGCAAATAA
- the traK gene encoding conjugative transposon protein TraK, with product MFQQLRNIESAFSHIKMFSLCLIVACVAICSYTIYKSFELISTGQERIYILANSKALEAWSAERKDNIPVEAKDHVRMFHYYFFTLDPDDRVIDAHITKALYLADASAKRQYDNLKESRYYSNIISGNISQEITADSIHLDIDQYPIHFRYYGREKLIRTTSIVTRSLVTEGYLRNVTRSDNNPHGFLIERWHTLENLDIKTENR from the coding sequence ATGTTCCAGCAACTCCGAAATATCGAATCAGCCTTCAGTCATATAAAAATGTTTTCACTTTGTCTTATTGTGGCTTGCGTGGCGATCTGCAGCTATACAATCTATAAAAGCTTTGAGCTGATCTCCACCGGACAGGAACGCATTTATATTCTCGCGAACAGCAAAGCACTGGAAGCATGGTCGGCCGAGCGAAAGGATAATATTCCGGTGGAGGCAAAGGACCATGTGCGGATGTTCCATTACTATTTTTTTACGCTCGACCCCGATGACCGCGTGATCGATGCACACATTACCAAAGCGCTGTACCTCGCCGACGCATCTGCCAAGCGCCAGTACGATAACCTGAAGGAGAGCCGCTACTATTCAAATATCATCTCGGGTAACATCAGCCAGGAGATCACCGCGGACAGCATCCATCTTGACATCGATCAATACCCGATCCACTTCCGCTACTACGGCCGGGAAAAGCTGATCCGTACAACTTCCATTGTCACGCGAAGCCTTGTGACGGAAGGCTATCTGCGCAACGTCACACGGAGCGATAACAATCCGCATGGTTTCCTTATCGAGCGGTGGCATACGCTGGAGAATCTTGACATCAAAACCGAAAACCGATAG
- a CDS encoding TerB family tellurite resistance protein, which translates to MRSIFILLFIIGFIGRQGFAQVEEAEQLMLNYEKLYIMEQTLDEMYNTYRVLEFGYNTISQIVTGNYSLQQAFIDGLMLVNPSIRNYKRIPYIISYQQMLIQEYSRAYDRFRRDPHFTPQELQYLGNVYSYLFTASVRNIDDLLMVITSTKLSMTDDERLRAVDALYYEMESKLRFVRSFNNNTQLLAIQRARSANDARTIQQLYGVY; encoded by the coding sequence ATGAGATCAATTTTCATTTTACTATTTATTATAGGTTTCATAGGGCGACAAGGATTCGCGCAGGTGGAAGAAGCGGAGCAGTTGATGCTCAATTATGAGAAGCTCTACATCATGGAGCAGACACTGGACGAAATGTACAATACCTATAGGGTGCTGGAGTTCGGCTACAATACGATCAGCCAGATCGTTACGGGAAACTACTCGCTTCAGCAGGCCTTCATCGACGGGCTGATGCTGGTAAACCCATCGATCAGAAACTACAAGCGCATTCCCTACATCATCAGCTATCAGCAGATGCTGATCCAGGAATATTCGCGGGCGTATGACCGGTTTCGCCGTGATCCGCATTTCACGCCGCAGGAGCTTCAGTACCTGGGCAATGTGTACAGCTATCTCTTTACAGCAAGTGTTCGGAACATCGACGACCTGCTCATGGTGATCACCTCCACCAAGTTAAGTATGACGGATGACGAGCGTCTGCGCGCTGTCGATGCGCTGTACTACGAAATGGAAAGCAAGCTTCGCTTTGTCAGAAGCTTTAATAACAACACGCAGCTACTGGCCATCCAGCGCGCACGGTCTGCCAATGATGCGCGCACGATCCAGCAACTGTACGGCGTGTATTGA
- a CDS encoding helix-turn-helix transcriptional regulator produces the protein MEIIHKNIHFLREKRGWTQTQLAEKIGVSKSMIGAYEEFRSVPLLVVTKKLALVFDVSLDEFVRDDLSKKTLTIK, from the coding sequence ATGGAGATAATTCACAAGAACATTCATTTTTTACGTGAAAAAAGGGGTTGGACGCAAACCCAGCTTGCAGAAAAGATAGGTGTGAGCAAATCTATGATCGGAGCCTATGAAGAATTCCGGAGCGTCCCGCTCCTGGTTGTAACGAAAAAATTAGCCCTTGTCTTTGATGTATCGCTTGATGAGTTTGTCAGGGACGATTTGTCAAAAAAAACACTTACGATAAAATAA
- the traJ gene encoding conjugative transposon protein TraJ — MKPIQKISIVVLLSFLLTCFLPVRLPAQSYVGEIHSLQSILDQLYNEMMPMCSRLIAVGRGLAGFAALWYISSRVWRHLANAEPIDFYPLLRPFALGLCILLFPSVIGLMNGILQPTVAGTAAMVSGSNNAIAYLLKLKEEAVRKTPAWQMYVGEDGSGDQDKWYRYTHPEGMEEGTLDGLGNDIKFQMAKASYNFRNTVKQWMSEILHILFEAAALCINTIRTFYLIVLAILGPLVFGFAVFDGMQQTLTVWIARYINVFLWLPVANIFGAIIGKIQENMLRVDIEQVARYGDTFFSATDTAYLIFLVMGIVGYFTVPSVANYIVHASGGNLLMSRTSSVFIGGASTAINASTSVAGAAASSGYRAASEYAASKENSSSYSTGIYSSGGSDNSYLGDKLSGK; from the coding sequence ATGAAGCCGATTCAAAAAATATCGATTGTCGTTTTACTGTCATTTCTTCTTACATGTTTTTTGCCTGTGCGTTTGCCCGCACAGAGCTATGTAGGAGAGATCCACAGCCTGCAGAGCATTCTCGATCAGCTATACAATGAGATGATGCCGATGTGCAGCAGACTCATTGCTGTTGGAAGGGGACTGGCCGGCTTTGCAGCGCTGTGGTATATTTCTTCAAGAGTGTGGAGGCATCTTGCCAATGCTGAACCGATTGATTTCTATCCGTTGCTTCGCCCGTTCGCCCTCGGCCTTTGCATATTACTTTTTCCATCGGTGATCGGACTTATGAATGGGATACTCCAGCCGACGGTGGCCGGAACGGCGGCGATGGTGAGCGGGTCGAACAATGCCATTGCGTATTTACTGAAGCTGAAGGAAGAGGCGGTACGAAAAACTCCTGCATGGCAGATGTATGTCGGGGAGGACGGAAGCGGCGACCAGGATAAATGGTATCGCTATACCCACCCGGAAGGCATGGAGGAGGGAACGCTGGATGGACTGGGCAATGACATCAAGTTCCAGATGGCGAAGGCGTCGTACAATTTTCGCAATACGGTCAAGCAATGGATGTCGGAAATCCTGCACATCCTGTTTGAAGCCGCGGCTCTTTGCATCAACACCATACGGACATTCTATCTCATCGTGCTGGCAATACTCGGGCCATTGGTCTTTGGCTTTGCCGTGTTCGACGGCATGCAGCAGACGCTCACCGTATGGATCGCACGCTACATCAATGTATTCTTATGGTTGCCGGTCGCAAACATCTTCGGGGCCATCATCGGTAAGATTCAGGAGAACATGCTTCGCGTGGATATCGAGCAGGTGGCACGCTACGGTGATACGTTTTTCAGTGCGACCGATACTGCCTATCTCATTTTTCTGGTGATGGGTATTGTCGGATACTTCACGGTGCCGAGCGTGGCCAACTATATCGTGCATGCAAGCGGAGGCAATCTATTAATGTCTCGTACCTCCAGCGTCTTTATCGGGGGAGCTTCAACAGCGATCAATGCTTCCACCTCCGTGGCCGGTGCGGCGGCCAGCTCCGGATACCGGGCGGCGTCGGAGTATGCGGCATCGAAAGAAAATTCATCGTCGTACAGCACGGGGATTTACAGCTCGGGTGGAAGCGACAATTCGTACCTCGGTGACAAGCTATCGGGAAAATAA
- the traN gene encoding conjugative transposon protein TraN, translated as MKTIHYLVFILIGISITFSLPAQVQEKVTPVDITFNKTSTIVFPTVIKSVDRGSRDVLAQKTREVGNVLQLKAARKDFPETNLTVITADGVLHEFIINYCEEPSRLVVDMSANASEGDRTPSRMIFSTDMTEADLGEYSQGILRSKRILHFRNTSKYKISLSLLGIYIKENVIFYRMRIGNHSNINYDIDFLRFYIRDNARIKRTASQEVESRPLYVEGAVSTIKGRSEAEMVFALEKFTIPESKHLAVELFERKGGRHFQLRIKNKEIVNARLLP; from the coding sequence ATGAAAACCATTCATTACCTGGTATTTATCCTCATCGGCATCAGTATCACCTTCTCGCTTCCGGCACAAGTGCAGGAGAAAGTGACGCCGGTCGATATTACGTTCAACAAGACATCCACCATTGTATTTCCCACGGTGATCAAAAGTGTGGACCGAGGAAGTCGCGACGTGCTGGCGCAGAAAACAAGGGAAGTTGGAAACGTGCTTCAGCTCAAGGCTGCGCGGAAGGATTTTCCGGAAACCAATCTCACCGTCATTACTGCCGATGGAGTGCTGCATGAGTTTATCATTAACTATTGCGAGGAACCTTCCCGGTTGGTGGTGGACATGTCTGCCAATGCAAGCGAAGGCGATCGCACTCCGTCACGGATGATCTTTTCAACTGACATGACGGAAGCCGACCTTGGCGAATATTCACAAGGCATTCTCCGGTCAAAGCGAATCCTTCATTTCAGAAACACCTCAAAGTACAAGATCAGCCTTTCATTGCTGGGGATATACATTAAGGAGAATGTGATCTTTTACCGGATGCGTATCGGCAATCATTCCAATATCAACTACGATATTGATTTTCTCCGGTTCTACATACGGGACAACGCAAGGATTAAGCGGACCGCTTCACAAGAGGTGGAGTCAAGGCCGTTGTATGTTGAGGGCGCGGTGAGCACGATCAAAGGACGGTCGGAAGCGGAGATGGTCTTTGCCCTTGAGAAGTTTACGATCCCTGAATCGAAGCACCTTGCGGTAGAGCTCTTTGAACGCAAAGGAGGCCGGCATTTTCAGCTGCGCATCAAAAACAAGGAGATCGTGAACGCACGTCTTCTTCCGTAA
- a CDS encoding conjugal transfer protein TraI: MKWIRKSIVLTLLTGFLLTAAPKPEAKGAILIAEIIRQGIIWVIKAVNLMVQRLQNETLWLQNAAKVIENKLSQFKLNEIAEWTDRQRQLYQKYYDDLWKIRTTLAAYHRIATIVNRQQQIVQLYSQTWRLVSSDDHFSSTEIDYMYRVYSGILNDSIYNLEQVILVINSYRLQMSDAKRKEAIDKAAENVEKNYRDMKQFHNQNMQLSMSRAKDKHEVETIRRLYGLPTE; this comes from the coding sequence ATGAAGTGGATCAGAAAATCAATTGTACTAACCCTGTTGACGGGCTTCCTGCTGACAGCGGCACCCAAGCCTGAAGCAAAAGGAGCGATCCTCATTGCCGAGATTATCCGGCAGGGAATCATCTGGGTGATCAAGGCTGTGAACCTGATGGTGCAGCGGCTTCAGAACGAAACACTGTGGCTGCAGAATGCTGCCAAGGTTATCGAGAACAAGCTCTCGCAGTTCAAGCTTAACGAGATCGCCGAGTGGACGGACCGGCAGCGACAACTCTATCAAAAATATTATGACGACCTCTGGAAGATCCGCACGACACTGGCAGCCTATCACCGGATAGCTACCATCGTTAACCGTCAGCAGCAGATCGTTCAGCTCTATTCACAGACATGGCGGCTTGTGAGCAGCGACGATCATTTCTCATCAACAGAAATTGACTACATGTACCGCGTGTATTCCGGTATTCTCAACGACAGCATCTATAATCTTGAACAGGTCATCCTGGTCATCAACTCCTACCGGCTTCAGATGTCAGATGCGAAACGGAAGGAGGCGATTGACAAGGCTGCGGAAAATGTAGAGAAGAACTATAGAGATATGAAGCAGTTCCATAACCAGAACATGCAGCTCAGCATGAGCCGTGCCAAGGACAAGCACGAGGTGGAGACGATCCGCAGGCTGTATGGATTGCCGACGGAGTAA
- a CDS encoding SOS response-associated peptidase, producing the protein MAKYNSLMEHYNASFASITAEMELIKEKYSSFMTKSNEMVAMSKEELREGDRMRKTVKAFTDTGIERYYENGFDFLPTPIITAGAPNEFKMFRWGGFFPFIKNGEVDAKARLSTLNCRSEEMYVTRSYRDAAEKGQRCLIPVSGFMEWQWKDEKGKEKWPYLIQVQEQPLVSLAGLYTRWKMPGSNDFFYSYTVLTTQANSLMADIHNSPVNGKRMPVIIPKAFEQDWLNKDLTKEDVLAFCEEPVSSDDMKAHTISKLITAKGVDTNVAEVLHLHEYEKVNSK; encoded by the coding sequence TTGGCAAAATACAATTCCCTTATGGAGCATTACAATGCTTCGTTTGCTTCCATCACGGCGGAAATGGAATTGATCAAGGAAAAGTATTCAAGCTTCATGACCAAGTCCAATGAAATGGTGGCCATGTCGAAAGAAGAGCTTCGTGAAGGGGACCGCATGCGCAAGACAGTGAAGGCTTTTACCGATACGGGCATTGAACGCTATTATGAGAACGGGTTTGATTTCCTTCCCACGCCCATCATCACTGCCGGAGCGCCAAACGAATTCAAAATGTTCCGGTGGGGAGGTTTCTTTCCTTTTATTAAAAATGGTGAAGTGGATGCGAAGGCCCGGTTGAGCACACTTAACTGTCGCTCGGAAGAGATGTATGTGACAAGGTCGTATAGGGACGCCGCTGAAAAAGGGCAACGTTGCCTGATCCCTGTTTCAGGATTCATGGAATGGCAATGGAAGGATGAAAAAGGAAAGGAGAAATGGCCTTATCTTATCCAGGTCCAAGAACAGCCGCTGGTTTCTCTTGCCGGCCTTTACACGCGCTGGAAGATGCCGGGCTCCAATGACTTTTTTTATTCTTATACGGTTCTAACCACTCAAGCCAATAGTCTGATGGCAGACATTCATAATTCACCGGTGAATGGAAAGAGAATGCCGGTGATTATTCCCAAGGCGTTTGAACAGGATTGGCTTAACAAGGATCTGACGAAAGAGGATGTGCTGGCATTTTGTGAGGAACCTGTTAGCAGCGATGATATGAAGGCCCATACTATTTCGAAGCTGATCACCGCCAAAGGTGTTGATACCAATGTAGCCGAGGTGTTGCACCTTCATGAATACGAAAAGGTGAACAGTAAATAG